The Pseudodesulfovibrio cashew genomic sequence TACTAGCGATCTCGTTCGTCATGACCTGACCCCTCAAGAGATTGATGCACGTCTTGAGCAAACAGAACAGGCAATAGAACAAGAGAAAAGGAATAATGAAGAGCTAGAAAAGGAAGCACCAAATCTCCTAGCGCATGGTGACTATATTTTGCAAAAAGTAAAGGCTGCCAGAGATTTTCGCCAAAGAATTAGCCACGACGATCTGATTGCTTACGTTAAATACTTTTTGGACAATTACGCACAAGGTCACACCTTTAGACAAATCGATCAATCGAAGTCGACCTATGAGATACAGCTCCCAACTGATGTTGCTGCAGACTATAACGCATACGTTGCTGACAAAAAGAGCTCCGGGGCCACACGTTTACAATCTGGGCAACCCGTAAAATGCCAGTTCGCCAATAAGGTCCATCAGTTGACTCGCAACTTAGAGCAAATCAGTCAGTTTCATCCACTTATTCGATACATCTCCTCTAAACTAGATCATGAAAAAGGAATTTTTCATCCACTAGTATCAGCCCAAATCCCATCCCTAGAGGCTTCTGGAGTGCCACAAGGGTTATATGCATTTGCTTTGTCGAGGTGGACATTTAAAGGCCTTCGAACTGAGGAGGAAATTAGAGCAAGGGTAAGAAGTCTGCAGTCAGATGAACTATTCCCAGCAGACAGTTCGCTTGAATTGATGAACTCTCTTAGAGCCGTTGGCTGCAATTGGACTTCGGCCTCAAATCAAAGTCTGCCTCAGAATATTGAAGACGCCATTTGGGAATGTATTGATGCTTTGGAAGGGGACTACGAGGAATTATCTTCTGTTAAAATTGACGAAAATTTCGACCGGGTCTCGTTTCAGATTCAGTCCATCGAAAACAATCGTGCAAGGCGTACGAAATCGCTTACTGCTACCATTGAAAAATTAGGTCCTGACAGCAAACAGACGCCGGCATTTAGACGACAATTGGAAAATCATCATAGCCGATGCGACGTTCAAGTAGAGACATATGAAAAGAAAAAGAATCTTGTGCGTTCACAGGATGCAATTTGTTGTGGGATAGTTAAGGTTTCGTGAGGGACACATGCCGATCAATCTGCAAGCAACTCAATACCAGGGTGTAAATCAGGATTCTTTTCCAAGGCGGCGGATTGTTATCGGGTTAGATTTTGGAACCGCGTATACTAAGTGTGTGGTGCACATAACAGGTGAGAGGCGGCAGGCTATCCAGTTCAACGAATCAAAAGAGGGGATTAGTAGGTATCTTGTAAGAGGGCTTGTCTCAATCGATGAAAAACGCCATTTTCATTTGGGGGGAAAATATGCGCGTTCATTTGATGATTTAAAGTCTGCTCTTCTGAACAAGTCGATGCAAGGCCAAAAGCTTGCCTGTGCTATGGGGTTGATGAGCGCGTTCTTGGCTTTGGTGTTACGGCATGTGCGAGAGTGGGTTTTGACGAAGCAAAGTGACGTTTTATCGGGGCATTATATTGAGTGGGATTTGAATATTGGGATGCCAACTGACAGCTACACCGATAGAATTCTAATGGATCGGATAAAGGTCGCTGCGGCTGCAGCCTGGGACAACAGTTTCGCTTCAGAAGTGACTATACGATCTGTTAGCGATTCACTAGAAAAGGCCCAAATAAAGCTAAGAAAGAAAAGTCTTCCCGATTACATTTCTATAGTTCCTGAATTTGTCGCTCAAATAACTTCATATGTGAAGTCTTCATCAAGACAGAATGACTTGCATGCTGTTTTGGATATTGGAGCAGGTACTGTGGATTTTGCCGTTTTTAACGTACATGAAGATGACGGAGATGATAAGTATCCTATCTATTCGAAGTCTGTGAAACCATACGGCACTTTTGTTTTGATGAGAGAATGTTTGGGTGCTGGAGAAATCGAACAGCGGTTGATGTTTGAGATAGAAAATGAGTTTGATTATTCGCAGTACTATCGTCCGATGAGTTTACACAACAAGGCAATGTCTCAGATTAAAAGTGGGTTCAATAGAGCTATGACTTGTTATCCCCAAAGCCCTCGCTGGAGATCTGGACTTCCTCTTTTCCTCTGCGGCGGGGGGAAAAACTTAGATTTTTATAAAGAGTTAGTTACTTGTGTAGTTGATTGCAGAGAATTCATCCCAGGCATGTCAAACAAGGCCATAACGAGAAGTGCGTTTCCAACTCTTGATGGTCTTAATGCTCCAACTCTTTCTTCTAAAGACCACGACAGACTATCCGTCGCTTACGGGCTGTCGAGGGATATTGATGATTTTGGCTTATTAATAAAGGGAGACAATTGGGGGGAGGTGCAATCTTACTCTCGAACGTCATCTCTTAGTGACCGCTTTGTTGATAAGGATCAGGTGTAACTCATATGTTGTCAAACAAAGTGGTCCTACTTTTGGAATCTTTGGTACGTAAATCAAGGTCTTGCCCATGCCGCATCTTTCTCGTGGATGGTCAAAACAGAAGTCTTCTGACGTAGGGCGTCAGCTAAAAGCCTTATGCCAACAAAATAGTTATTCAGATGTTCCAGAAGGATTTACTGAATCATCTCAAAGCATCATTCGGCAACTCGGTTCGTCTGCCGAGCAGTATTGGTTTTATCCCTGAACCAAAGGGAACTCTTAATATTCATATTAATAATCCCGACTGTAATATGCAGTCCGATCGGAACGCCTTTGAAGGGTGGGCATTGGCCTCCCGCGTAGCCGGTTTTGAGCATGTTCGTCTTTCGTGGGCTACAGAGAGCATTAAGGAACCAAAGCACTACAATCGTTTTTTGTATCGAGCTTTCATGTTCTCCAAGTATTTTAAGTGGTTTTCTTCGGATGTTCTCAATGTGGATCATATAGTCGGAGTTGGTATCGAAAAGTACATCAATCATGGAACTGTCTCTGCCTCTGTCAAAGACGATCCGAGATCCGAGTCTGCTTATGAGGATTGCTTGTATCGCTCCCAAGTTTTTAGAGTCGAGCACAATATCGATGAAGGTAGAATTGCTAGGCAACTTCCGGTTGGAGTCTATACCGAGAATCCTCCCACAGAGAAGAGCGCACTTTTTACGGGAAATGCTTCGGCGATAGATTTGATCGGTTTAGACCGCGATGGCGTTCTGAAATTGTTTGAGCTCAAGGTGGCAGGTAACAAGAAGGTCGGCGCCCTTTCGGAATTGTTTTTTTATTCGTGTATCCTCAATGACATACGGAGCGGTTTCATAAAGCCTTCTTCTGACGCGCTCATACGAGACTCTCTCCTGAGTTGGCAAGATGTCATTAATTCCAAGAAAATTGAAAATTATATCATCTCTTCCGGAGAGCTTCACCCCATAGTCAGAGGCGTGTGTGCTAGTAGCGTACTAGAGAATTTCCCAGTCACCTGCATAGAGGGCTACAAGTGCGAATAATCATCCATCGTGGGGCTGATGAGATCGGCGCGAGCTGCGTGGAGGTCGCGTATGGCACAACGCGCATTCTTCTGGATGCCGGTACCTCATTAGATGGCTCGGTGACCGTGTTCCCTGACGATATCAATGACTATTCAGCCGTAATCATTTCACATGGGCATCAGGATCATTATGGACTTCTTGAGAGCTTGCCTGAAAGCGTTGAATTGTACATGGGGGATGTCGCTTGGGGTTTTCTGCAAAGCCTCAGGATATTCACTGGTCAACCGCCGTTAGCAGAACGGTCACGTATTTGCTTGAAGGCGGAGAGGCCTTTCAAAATTGGCGAAATTGTCGTGATGCCATATCTTGTAGATCATTCCGCGCCGGAAGCTTTTGGTTTTCTCCTTTCGGCGGGAGGACGAACAATATACTACAGCGGCGATTTTCGAGCGCACGGGAGAAAGGCCAAGACCTTCGATTATCTGTGTGACCGGCTTCCTCGTGAAATGGATGCCGTATTGTTGGAAGGTACGTTGATCAACCGGGGCAATTCCCATTTCAGCGATGAATCAAAAGTGGAAGAGGGGATAATTGATGCGATTGGCAAGGAAGAGGGACTTGTCTGTCTCAGTTGTTCAGCACAAAATATCGATAGGATGGTGACGGCTTTCCGGGCTGCCAAGCGAAGTGGCAGGGTTTTAGCCCTTGATATCTATTCCGCTTGGATATTGCGAGTTGCTCAGAAGCTGTCAAAGAATATTCCGGATATCCGATGGGACGGTATTCGGGTTCTTTCACACAATAAAGTCGCTTTGGGACAGTATCGGAAGATAAAACAGAACAGTGGGTTTTTCGGAGACTTCGTTCGTGAACTCTATCACTCAGACAATGAGTTGTGGGAGAAGGATATTGTGGATTCACCGTCCCGATATCTTCTCAAGCTGAGCGACTTTGGACTAGCGCACATCCTTCAAAAGCTTCGAAAGCCTTCAACCGTTATATACTCACAGTGGTCCGGGTATCTTGACCATGATTCATCAGCATACAACGAGCCGGCTGGGGCGCTCAAAGCTCTCGCTGGGGAACGGTTTTATGAAATCCATACGAGCGGGCATGCGACCAAAGAGGATCTTGAACGTTTTGTGTCTCAAATATTGCCGAAAACAGTTATTCCGGTTCATACCAACCATA encodes the following:
- a CDS encoding MBL fold metallo-hydrolase, which produces MRIIIHRGADEIGASCVEVAYGTTRILLDAGTSLDGSVTVFPDDINDYSAVIISHGHQDHYGLLESLPESVELYMGDVAWGFLQSLRIFTGQPPLAERSRICLKAERPFKIGEIVVMPYLVDHSAPEAFGFLLSAGGRTIYYSGDFRAHGRKAKTFDYLCDRLPREMDAVLLEGTLINRGNSHFSDESKVEEGIIDAIGKEEGLVCLSCSAQNIDRMVTAFRAAKRSGRVLALDIYSAWILRVAQKLSKNIPDIRWDGIRVLSHNKVALGQYRKIKQNSGFFGDFVRELYHSDNELWEKDIVDSPSRYLLKLSDFGLAHILQKLRKPSTVIYSQWSGYLDHDSSAYNEPAGALKALAGERFYEIHTSGHATKEDLERFVSQILPKTVIPVHTNHKHMFGALFSQTIVLDDGEVFDLAATT